One genomic segment of Helicobacter enhydrae includes these proteins:
- the thrC gene encoding threonine synthase — protein sequence MDNRIFFQTRGDIDNKNTSFEDAILHPQADFGGLHTLKDFAPLALSSLIDLDYKELCFAIFEHLHLQTDFLSQAIQRYETFDNPTNPAPLTHFSPTLHIQELYHGPSRAFKDMALQPLASLFGSITPKERYLILTATSGDTGPATLESFKGMDNINVVCFYPHLGTSDVQRLQMTTQNASNLKVLPIYGDFDTAQNILKTLLNDTEFVAMLKEQHIAVSAANSVNFGRIAFQIIYHIWGYLQLCKQRHIELSDEIYSVIPSGNFGNALGAFYAKMMGVPFRKIIIASNTNNILTEWITTGIYDISSKSLLQTHSPAMDILKSSNTERVLFALYGERRTKDLMQQLDKDKKYQLTPSELSQLRMYFDAFYCDDTECLETIKEYAQSHHIIDPHTAVALFCAKKLPKDSQTLVCSTAEWSKFSPTIAFALTGQHLSDQEAIAFLQTTYKLPLHHSIAKLFEVQEREPTPLQSQEVKDAICQWLQTR from the coding sequence ATGGACAATCGCATCTTTTTTCAAACGCGTGGAGATATAGACAACAAAAACACATCTTTTGAGGATGCCATTTTGCACCCACAGGCTGATTTTGGTGGGCTACACACTCTCAAAGATTTTGCCCCTCTTGCATTATCCTCACTTATCGATCTTGATTACAAAGAGCTTTGTTTTGCTATTTTTGAACATCTCCATTTGCAAACAGATTTTTTATCTCAAGCCATTCAACGCTATGAGACTTTCGACAACCCTACCAACCCTGCTCCGCTGACACATTTCTCACCGACTTTGCATATCCAAGAACTCTACCACGGACCCTCAAGAGCGTTCAAAGATATGGCACTCCAACCCTTAGCTTCATTGTTTGGCTCCATCACCCCAAAAGAACGCTATCTGATTCTCACTGCAACAAGTGGGGACACAGGTCCTGCGACACTAGAAAGCTTCAAGGGGATGGACAATATCAATGTCGTATGTTTCTACCCTCATCTTGGCACAAGCGATGTCCAAAGACTGCAAATGACGACACAAAACGCCTCCAATCTCAAAGTTTTGCCTATCTATGGAGATTTTGACACAGCACAAAACATTCTCAAAACCCTGCTCAATGATACGGAGTTTGTCGCAATGCTCAAGGAGCAACATATCGCCGTTTCGGCGGCTAACTCTGTCAATTTTGGGCGTATTGCGTTTCAAATCATTTATCACATTTGGGGTTATTTGCAACTATGCAAACAACGACACATCGAGCTTAGCGATGAGATTTATAGTGTCATTCCTAGTGGAAACTTCGGCAATGCACTAGGGGCGTTTTATGCCAAAATGATGGGGGTGCCATTCCGCAAAATCATCATCGCAAGTAACACCAACAACATCCTCACAGAGTGGATTACAACAGGAATCTATGACATTTCTAGCAAATCACTCTTGCAAACCCATTCTCCCGCTATGGATATTCTCAAAAGCTCCAACACAGAACGCGTTCTCTTCGCACTATATGGAGAGCGACGCACCAAAGACTTGATGCAACAACTTGACAAGGACAAAAAATACCAGCTCACTCCATCAGAATTGAGCCAACTGCGAATGTATTTTGATGCGTTCTACTGCGATGACACAGAATGTCTAGAAACCATCAAAGAATATGCACAATCCCATCACATCATCGATCCGCACACGGCAGTGGCACTTTTTTGTGCCAAAAAACTCCCCAAAGATTCTCAAACGCTTGTTTGCTCCACTGCAGAATGGAGCAAGTTTAGCCCGACTATTGCATTTGCGCTCACAGGTCAGCATCTCAGCGATCAAGAAGCGATTGCTTTTTTGCAAACAACATACAAACTCCCGCTCCACCACTCTATCGCCAAACTCTTTGAAGTGCAAGAGCGAGAGCCCACTCCACTCCAATCCCAAGAAGTCAAAGATGCGATTTGCCAATGGTTGCAAACCCGATAA
- a CDS encoding FtsK/SpoIIIE domain-containing protein produces the protein MADFYTNQTEENLIYRVIKEGLGFESENDIPKYLILRLALALALRLKTEPLDSNLWAERQLGGSKSKEYHLGQLTGKNKGANEDMDLLYRALLTEKFQPYLKEDLFSDDKAYIALLGKNIQRGLFEIYHSWKNNDCFYQWCKDNLGFSLQTAQGVETRIDSTKSQDSALFEKIEDYYAKHHISLTHLGTFDSYRHRICKVEVKDSSKLQSFETQAKLLDKILGLPSVKITSCKAQGLARTYNIEEEKEEGEWNYPSKAEIENALCALQSKQCNLPIFAGFDIEKKPFYFDLVKAPHLIVAGMTGSGKTIFLQSVITSLLKSKKAEIVVIDPKSGIDYQAFGDKIRLIIETEEACQFLDDLIEEMKERNERMRDSQVSDIESLGLPYRVVFVEELNFIVENNKEIEKKLAKNMFIVRQAGIHLILGMQNPDSKNLSSNLRSSASRIALRVAKAENSRVILGESGAEKLTAKGDMLIKLEGASELKRVFGVKLEM, from the coding sequence ATGGCAGATTTTTATACAAACCAAACAGAAGAAAATCTTATTTATCGTGTTATCAAAGAGGGCTTAGGCTTTGAATCTGAAAACGATATTCCAAAATATCTGATTTTGCGTTTAGCCCTAGCTTTGGCTTTGCGGCTAAAGACTGAGCCACTAGATTCAAATCTTTGGGCAGAGAGGCAATTGGGCGGAAGCAAAAGCAAAGAATACCATTTGGGGCAACTCACAGGCAAAAATAAGGGTGCAAATGAAGATATGGATCTTTTGTATAGGGCATTGCTTACAGAAAAATTTCAGCCATATTTGAAAGAGGATTTGTTTAGTGATGATAAGGCTTATATTGCTTTGCTTGGCAAAAATATCCAAAGAGGACTTTTTGAGATTTATCATTCTTGGAAAAACAATGATTGTTTTTATCAATGGTGCAAGGACAATTTAGGCTTTAGTTTGCAAACAGCCCAAGGCGTAGAAACTCGCATTGATTCGACAAAATCACAAGATTCTGCACTTTTTGAAAAGATAGAAGACTATTATGCCAAACATCATATTTCCCTTACACATCTAGGGACTTTTGATTCTTATAGGCATAGAATCTGTAAGGTTGAGGTAAAAGATTCTAGCAAATTGCAAAGCTTTGAAACACAGGCTAAACTGCTTGATAAAATCTTAGGATTGCCTAGTGTAAAAATCACTTCTTGCAAGGCTCAAGGACTAGCAAGGACATACAATATCGAAGAAGAAAAAGAAGAGGGAGAGTGGAATTATCCTAGCAAGGCAGAGATTGAAAATGCCCTTTGTGCCTTGCAATCAAAGCAATGCAACCTCCCTATTTTTGCAGGATTTGACATAGAGAAAAAGCCCTTTTATTTTGATTTGGTAAAAGCCCCTCATTTGATTGTTGCAGGGATGACAGGTAGTGGAAAAACTATATTTTTGCAAAGCGTCATAACCTCTCTTTTGAAAAGCAAAAAAGCAGAAATTGTAGTGATAGATCCAAAAAGTGGCATTGATTATCAAGCTTTTGGCGACAAAATAAGACTTATTATAGAGACTGAAGAGGCATGTCAATTTTTGGATGATTTGATAGAGGAGATGAAAGAAAGAAACGAGAGGATGAGGGATTCTCAAGTGAGTGATATAGAATCTCTTGGTTTGCCATATAGAGTTGTGTTTGTTGAAGAGCTAAATTTTATTGTTGAGAATAACAAAGAGATTGAAAAGAAACTTGCCAAAAATATGTTTATCGTGCGTCAAGCAGGGATCCATCTCATACTTGGTATGCAAAATCCTGATTCTAAAAATCTAAGCAGTAATCTACGCAGCAGTGCAAGTCGCATAGCCTTGCGTGTGGCTAAGGCAGAAAACTCTAGGGTGATCCTTGGTGAATCTGGAGCTGAAAAACTCACTGCCAAAGGTGATATGCTCATAAAACTAGAGGGTGCAAGTGAGCTAAAAAGAGTTTTTGGCGTCAAACTTGAGATGTAG
- a CDS encoding DUF262 domain-containing protein, producing MTPYKHSLKEFFEGEKEFSIPVYQRAYSWEKSQWQVFLEDLEEATKGENHYFFGNVLLEKTEDGKFEVIDGQQRLTTIVIFMRALINVLNNETARLEEWYLIQQNKPKLNAVEYDRDYFYDVIIRNDDNTHKPQTPSQKRIKGAKEFFTKELKAQKTERLAKILDALEEAEMLQIVFANKKDSVLMFELQNNRGKELTNMEKLKSYLAYQIYTYADKEGAEYRLKRVAEIFKEIYRVLNDIRILDEDAILQYFNMAKYGFGYRENDDTLSYKSKLKKIEDAEKLDWIDSYVKELKDAFMDFKTFENLKSEYKDYLIDLKVWEIYPFVIKAYTLFRNDTAKLERVFKALEVIAFRDKLVKTRADLASRLNQVLKNFTSVEKLEEGIKEICSGYWGNRAISDAIRPKEYSLGRIAPYIFMRYENSLLTQNTKTKGYGFTLDQIKNPQIEHIAPQTENKQGGQASGYCEYDQEFKERYLHYIGNLMLIDQAHNVVIGNKPFKDKLDSYNNSPMQQHKEINDFASDGRWDKDSIGRRYRKLEKFILDTWSLKD from the coding sequence ATGACACCATACAAACATTCACTCAAAGAGTTTTTTGAAGGCGAGAAGGAGTTTTCTATCCCCGTGTATCAGAGGGCGTATTCTTGGGAAAAATCTCAATGGCAGGTGTTTTTGGAGGATTTGGAGGAAGCGACTAAGGGGGAAAACCACTATTTCTTTGGCAATGTTTTGCTAGAGAAAACAGAAGATGGCAAATTTGAAGTGATTGATGGACAGCAAAGGCTTACGACAATTGTGATTTTTATGCGTGCTTTGATTAATGTCTTAAACAATGAGACTGCAAGGCTAGAAGAGTGGTATTTGATCCAACAAAACAAGCCCAAACTCAATGCTGTGGAGTATGATAGGGATTATTTCTATGATGTGATTATCCGTAATGATGACAATACACACAAGCCACAAACGCCATCACAAAAGCGTATCAAAGGGGCAAAAGAGTTTTTCACAAAAGAGCTCAAGGCACAAAAGACAGAAAGGCTTGCAAAAATACTTGATGCCCTAGAAGAAGCAGAGATGCTTCAAATCGTATTTGCAAACAAAAAAGATTCTGTTTTGATGTTTGAATTGCAAAACAATCGTGGCAAAGAGCTAACAAATATGGAAAAGCTCAAGAGCTATCTTGCATATCAAATCTATACTTATGCCGACAAAGAGGGTGCTGAATATAGGCTCAAAAGAGTGGCAGAGATTTTTAAGGAAATCTATAGGGTTTTAAATGACATCAGGATATTGGATGAAGATGCGATTTTGCAATATTTCAATATGGCAAAATATGGTTTTGGATATAGAGAAAATGATGATACTTTGAGCTACAAAAGCAAACTCAAAAAAATTGAGGACGCAGAAAAGCTTGATTGGATTGATAGTTATGTCAAAGAGCTCAAAGATGCCTTTATGGATTTCAAAACATTTGAAAACCTAAAAAGCGAGTATAAAGACTATTTGATTGATTTGAAGGTGTGGGAAATCTATCCCTTTGTCATCAAAGCTTATACACTTTTTAGAAATGATACAGCAAAGCTAGAGAGGGTATTCAAAGCCCTTGAGGTGATTGCTTTTAGAGATAAGCTTGTCAAGACAAGAGCTGACTTGGCATCAAGGCTTAATCAAGTGCTGAAAAATTTCACTAGTGTAGAAAAGCTTGAGGAGGGTATCAAAGAGATTTGTAGTGGATATTGGGGTAATCGTGCTATCTCTGATGCAATCAGACCAAAGGAATATTCATTGGGTAGAATCGCCCCATATATTTTTATGCGTTATGAAAACTCTTTGCTCACACAAAATACAAAAACAAAAGGATATGGATTCACATTGGATCAAATCAAAAATCCACAGATTGAGCATATTGCCCCACAAACAGAAAATAAGCAAGGGGGACAAGCGAGTGGGTATTGTGAATATGATCAAGAATTCAAGGAACGCTATTTGCACTACATAGGCAATCTCATGCTGATAGACCAAGCACACAATGTGGTGATTGGCAATAAGCCCTTCAAAGACAAGCTAGATAGCTACAATAACTCTCCTATGCAACAACACAAAGAAATCAACGATTTTGCCAGTGATGGACGCTGGGATAAAGATTCTATTGGGAGGCGATATAGGAAACTAGAGAAGTTTATCCTTGATACTTGGAGTCTCAAGGATTAA
- a CDS encoding AAA family ATPase, with the protein MFIEKITICNLFAYYGEKSVVFRQHDSKKLYCLYGNNGFGKTSFIRCAKLLFLGTGLNEGKAPSLIAQFYKEKTLPPKTLILGDQNFNGILNKYALNEWQSEYYVAFEGSFKGQRFYIERRFDNVLTREVQENLRLELDGVAYENNDAQDKLSMMLPPLFLEFFFFDGEEIGSISDNIRTGLKEKMEVILQITPLEILLERMGKIRRELIENEEKNERTKEQLESNARKQDDAQQDLEVAERHINALSAKMQELQEYIKNEQATLNTLIANTDNDRKLLISNKDHTESNLAKTKDSLKEGLKYIVSVANDELTQSLQAYMQTLQQSVLNDDVEGFDKIVEIAGNEILKEIIANDKRVASDQRELVHKLTLDFLHKMKEMIITQNLPKSYIPYNQIQAIETAIAFTRDKPLIKDINEAYDLKKEIKAIVDTLNELYIDEDNRSKQEEIEKVIKDYQEKLAQKEGEYIAELEKRLGLKHKIEELEKEKTLLYARINTERISKKLRILECLQDVVTQYKERLIDTLRDELCRGIEQNYKTLLPNDNIMSVEMGSNFDITLKDIDGNEISVANQSSGQKQILAIAIFWTLSQLSHSTIPLIIDTPLARIDSANRKRIIQNYYAQNSQVIVLPHNGEMGLQEYEYAKPYIAGLYRIDNSGDRGHAEIKIVQDASELF; encoded by the coding sequence ATGTTTATAGAAAAGATTACTATTTGCAATTTGTTTGCTTACTATGGGGAGAAAAGCGTTGTGTTTAGGCAACACGACAGCAAAAAACTTTATTGTCTTTATGGCAACAATGGCTTTGGGAAAACAAGTTTTATCCGTTGTGCCAAACTGCTTTTTCTTGGCACAGGTTTGAATGAGGGCAAAGCCCCAAGCTTGATTGCGCAATTTTATAAAGAAAAAACATTGCCACCAAAAACACTCATCCTTGGGGATCAAAACTTCAATGGGATCTTGAATAAATACGCATTGAATGAATGGCAAAGCGAGTATTATGTAGCTTTTGAGGGGAGTTTCAAGGGACAAAGATTCTATATAGAAAGAAGATTTGACAATGTTTTGACAAGAGAGGTGCAAGAGAATCTTAGATTGGAGCTTGATGGTGTCGCGTATGAAAATAATGACGCACAAGATAAGCTATCAATGATGTTGCCCCCTTTGTTTTTGGAGTTTTTCTTTTTTGATGGCGAAGAAATAGGAAGCATTTCAGACAATATACGCACAGGATTGAAAGAAAAAATGGAAGTGATTTTGCAGATTACGCCACTTGAAATCTTGCTTGAACGCATGGGAAAAATCCGCAGAGAATTGATAGAAAATGAAGAGAAAAATGAGCGAACCAAAGAGCAGTTGGAGTCCAATGCGAGAAAACAAGATGACGCCCAGCAGGATTTGGAAGTTGCAGAAAGGCATATCAACGCCCTCTCTGCAAAAATGCAAGAATTACAAGAATATATCAAAAACGAACAAGCGACACTCAACACACTTATTGCAAACACAGACAATGACAGAAAACTACTCATTAGCAACAAAGATCACACAGAGAGTAACCTAGCCAAAACAAAAGACAGCCTCAAAGAGGGCTTAAAATACATTGTGAGTGTGGCTAATGATGAGCTTACGCAATCACTCCAAGCCTATATGCAAACCTTGCAACAATCCGTGCTCAATGATGATGTGGAGGGCTTTGATAAGATTGTTGAAATAGCGGGAAATGAAATTTTGAAAGAAATTATAGCCAACGACAAACGAGTCGCAAGCGATCAAAGAGAACTTGTCCATAAGCTTACTCTTGATTTCTTGCACAAGATGAAAGAAATGATCATCACCCAAAATCTCCCCAAATCTTATATCCCATATAATCAAATCCAAGCGATTGAAACTGCTATTGCATTTACAAGAGATAAGCCACTCATCAAAGACATAAATGAAGCCTATGATTTGAAAAAAGAGATAAAGGCTATCGTGGATACGCTCAATGAGTTGTATATTGATGAGGACAACAGAAGCAAACAAGAGGAGATTGAGAAAGTTATCAAAGATTATCAAGAGAAGTTGGCACAGAAAGAGGGAGAGTATATAGCAGAACTAGAGAAAAGACTAGGGCTTAAACATAAAATCGAAGAGTTGGAAAAAGAAAAAACTCTGCTTTATGCAAGGATCAACACCGAACGCATTAGCAAAAAACTCAGAATCCTAGAGTGCCTTCAAGATGTAGTGACACAATACAAAGAACGCTTGATAGACACATTGAGAGATGAGCTTTGCAGAGGGATAGAGCAAAACTATAAGACTTTATTGCCCAATGACAATATCATGTCTGTGGAGATGGGATCAAATTTTGACATTACGCTCAAGGATATTGATGGAAATGAAATCAGTGTCGCAAATCAAAGTAGCGGACAAAAGCAAATTCTAGCAATTGCTATCTTTTGGACGCTAAGCCAGTTATCACATTCTACAATACCACTTATTATTGACACCCCACTTGCAAGAATTGATTCTGCCAATCGCAAAAGGATCATACAAAACTATTATGCTCAAAATTCTCAAGTGATAGTGTTGCCACACAATGGCGAAATGGGTTTGCAAGAATATGAGTATGCCAAGCCCTATATCGCAGGGCTTTATAGGATTGATAATAGTGGAGATAGGGGACATGCTGAAATCAAAATCGTGCAAGATGCTAGTGAGTTATTTTAG
- a CDS encoding Na+/H+ antiporter NhaC family protein, with protein MQYSNLLLSLSAPLVVILMVLWTKKIIPSLLVGIVLGGAIIHRGDFWEILGYIYHKFSSVFYTFGEQGFELNWEKLYIFLFLIFLGILSEMIIRSGGIGAFVQWARGKIKDTRSSEIVVFIAGVIIFIDDYFNALTVGQITQPFNHLNYSSKERFAYIVDSTSAPICIIIPFSSWGAYIVGLLSESLPPNTSGALLVLLECTLSNFYAWFALLGVILTIWWQINLPVMQKNFNVGSASASQHQEEIPSGSISMLFVPILVLIVSIIFMIFYTGCKSSQSSEILKILDATDTYYSLFVGGIVALAVAFVMSLRIKNLNYAQICLRGVKSMCPAIVILIFAAVIGSVIKDLKTGEQLAFVAKEFLSQESLKLLPIFLFCISAFIAFATGTSWGCFAIMIPIAIEFSLQGGTNSIFAISAVLAGAVYGDHTSPMSDTTILSSVGTGCSLQSHFITQLPYAGISAGCALLGFMMLSFTQSVALAFLGSGIVFLGIFYALKQRFSQDLGNIKA; from the coding sequence TTGCAATATAGTAATCTTTTGTTGAGCTTGTCAGCTCCGCTTGTTGTGATTTTGATGGTTTTATGGACCAAAAAAATCATTCCTTCGCTATTGGTGGGGATTGTTTTGGGTGGAGCTATCATCCATCGTGGTGATTTTTGGGAAATTTTGGGATACATTTATCACAAGTTTTCATCGGTTTTTTACACCTTTGGTGAGCAAGGGTTTGAGCTAAATTGGGAAAAGCTTTATATTTTTTTGTTTTTGATCTTTTTGGGCATCTTGTCAGAGATGATTATCCGGTCTGGGGGGATTGGTGCTTTTGTGCAATGGGCAAGAGGCAAAATCAAAGATACGCGTAGTTCAGAAATCGTAGTCTTCATCGCTGGGGTGATTATTTTTATCGATGATTATTTCAATGCCCTCACGGTGGGACAGATCACCCAACCATTCAATCATCTCAATTATTCTAGCAAGGAGCGATTTGCCTATATCGTAGATAGCACTTCTGCTCCGATATGCATCATCATCCCTTTCTCTAGCTGGGGTGCTTATATCGTTGGACTACTCTCTGAGAGCCTACCACCAAACACTTCTGGAGCATTGCTTGTTCTACTAGAATGCACTCTTAGCAATTTCTATGCTTGGTTTGCCTTGCTTGGCGTGATCCTCACAATTTGGTGGCAAATCAACCTCCCCGTAATGCAAAAAAACTTCAATGTCGGTTCAGCCTCCGCCTCACAACATCAAGAGGAAATCCCATCAGGCTCTATCTCAATGCTTTTTGTCCCAATACTAGTTTTGATCGTGTCTATCATTTTTATGATTTTTTACACAGGTTGCAAATCAAGTCAATCAAGTGAAATACTCAAAATACTCGATGCCACAGACACTTATTATTCCCTCTTTGTTGGTGGAATCGTTGCACTTGCAGTTGCTTTTGTGATGTCGTTGAGAATCAAAAATCTCAACTATGCCCAAATCTGTTTGAGAGGCGTTAAATCAATGTGCCCTGCGATTGTTATTTTGATTTTTGCTGCTGTGATTGGCTCAGTGATCAAAGATCTCAAAACAGGAGAGCAACTTGCATTTGTCGCAAAAGAGTTCCTAAGCCAAGAGAGCCTCAAGCTTCTCCCTATCTTTTTGTTTTGTATCTCTGCTTTTATCGCTTTTGCGACAGGGACAAGCTGGGGGTGCTTTGCGATTATGATTCCTATTGCGATTGAGTTTTCGCTTCAAGGTGGCACAAATAGCATTTTTGCGATTTCTGCGGTGTTGGCTGGTGCGGTGTATGGGGATCATACTTCACCAATGTCAGATACGACTATCCTATCCTCTGTCGGCACAGGATGCTCTCTACAAAGCCACTTCATCACGCAACTCCCTTATGCTGGGATCTCTGCGGGATGTGCTTTGCTAGGATTTATGATGCTAAGCTTCACCCAAAGTGTGGCACTTGCATTTTTGGGCAGTGGCATTGTGTTTCTAGGGATCTTCTATGCACTCAAGCAAAGATTCTCTCAAGATTTAGGCAATATCAAAGCCTAG
- the dndC gene encoding DNA phosphorothioation system sulfurtransferase DndC, with the protein MPLLIFGLWGIILDIMALDSNTFAKQHTEFMIIDTRSSVAYEVAHLQDSINLATKDSIATFIKRCFDSKDLSSPPPPTYKPLLFLCFSAKGAKDLAKFAMPLLQTSHYPFKEVYYLTSGVMELYDSGFVFVENTLCQTPQSTYLNDIITQTKDELKRQFLGTTRAWIIAFSGGKDSTCILQLFYEMLASLPKHLQRQSYAIASNTLVEAPHIDIFLHNVLDSINTHAKNNGIPFEILQVSPSLQDDFWVNLIGRGYPSPTRTFRWCTDRLKITPSKMEVARIVQKFGSALLVLGAREQESTNRKRSMQKRILNNQGFSKHDDFPNTMTYAPLSKWSTDDVWAYLSTHKPLWEKDHSELFRLYAKASGDECQFVTHLSQSSCGGSRFGCWVCTVVNEDKSLQGFIDTGEAYLKPLNDFRNYIKLLREDKNARADYKRDGRAVYKNGGLGPFLSKTRIEILRKLLEAEAEYIRLGGVGELISSEQILGIQKEWDRDFDFENTALQIARQFDKGVPMKDEKQNILHEEILEEIVTNNDGVELDDVKALLHRSIEIYNTHGRRGVNSAPAKIKEEIEKLIDDKSTKEEQ; encoded by the coding sequence ATGCCCCTTTTGATATTTGGTCTATGGGGTATAATCTTGGACATTATGGCTTTGGATAGCAATACATTCGCAAAACAACACACTGAATTTATGATTATTGATACAAGATCATCTGTTGCCTATGAAGTTGCACATTTGCAGGATTCTATCAATTTGGCGACAAAAGATTCTATTGCAACATTTATCAAGCGTTGTTTTGACTCAAAAGATTTATCTTCACCCCCCCCCCCCACTTATAAGCCACTTTTATTTTTATGCTTTTCAGCCAAGGGCGCAAAAGACTTGGCAAAGTTTGCGATGCCTTTGTTGCAAACTTCGCATTATCCCTTTAAAGAGGTGTATTATTTAACATCTGGGGTGATGGAGTTGTATGACTCTGGATTTGTATTTGTCGAAAACACCCTGTGCCAAACTCCACAATCAACCTATCTCAATGACATTATCACACAAACAAAAGATGAGCTAAAAAGGCAGTTTTTAGGCACGACTCGTGCGTGGATTATTGCTTTTAGTGGAGGCAAAGATTCCACTTGTATTTTGCAATTGTTTTATGAAATGCTAGCAAGTTTGCCAAAACATTTACAAAGACAAAGCTATGCTATTGCTTCAAATACACTTGTAGAAGCCCCACATATTGATATATTTTTGCATAATGTGCTAGATTCTATAAATACTCATGCTAAAAACAATGGGATTCCATTTGAGATTTTGCAAGTTTCACCAAGTTTGCAAGATGACTTTTGGGTAAATCTTATTGGCAGAGGTTATCCAAGTCCAACAAGGACATTTCGCTGGTGCACTGATAGATTAAAAATCACGCCAAGCAAAATGGAAGTAGCAAGAATTGTGCAAAAGTTTGGTTCTGCATTGCTTGTGCTTGGGGCAAGAGAACAAGAATCTACAAACAGAAAAAGATCTATGCAAAAGCGGATTTTAAACAATCAAGGCTTTTCAAAACACGATGATTTCCCAAATACAATGACTTATGCACCACTTAGCAAATGGAGCACTGATGATGTATGGGCGTATTTGAGCACGCATAAACCTTTGTGGGAAAAAGATCATAGTGAGCTTTTTAGACTCTATGCGAAGGCAAGTGGTGATGAATGTCAGTTTGTTACGCATTTATCACAAAGCAGTTGTGGTGGGAGTAGATTTGGCTGTTGGGTTTGCACTGTGGTGAATGAGGATAAATCTTTGCAGGGTTTTATAGACACAGGCGAAGCATATTTAAAACCCCTCAATGATTTTAGAAATTATATAAAGCTTTTGCGAGAAGATAAGAATGCTAGAGCAGATTACAAAAGAGATGGTAGGGCAGTCTATAAAAATGGAGGGCTTGGACCATTTCTAAGTAAAACACGCATAGAGATACTAAGAAAGCTTTTGGAAGCAGAAGCAGAGTATATAAGGCTTGGTGGAGTAGGAGAGCTTATCAGCTCTGAGCAGATTCTAGGGATACAAAAGGAATGGGACAGGGATTTTGATTTTGAAAATACTGCATTGCAAATAGCAAGACAATTTGATAAAGGAGTGCCAATGAAAGATGAAAAGCAAAATATTTTGCATGAAGAAATATTAGAAGAGATTGTGACAAACAATGATGGCGTAGAGCTTGATGATGTCAAAGCCTTATTGCACAGAAGTATTGAGATCTACAATACACACGGACGCAGAGGTGTAAATAGTGCACCAGCAAAAATCAAAGAAGAGATTGAAAAACTCATAGATGACAAAAGCACAAAAGAGGAGCAGTAA